Proteins encoded together in one Coffea arabica cultivar ET-39 chromosome 2c, Coffea Arabica ET-39 HiFi, whole genome shotgun sequence window:
- the LOC113727735 gene encoding F-box/LRR-repeat protein 3 isoform X2 — MDISTAGGLLLLLNEDLLTRIYSFLSGDSSDKKSFRATCKTFYRVDSLQRTHFRILRPEFLPQLLSKFPCLNSLDFSGCPRIDDGALAVLLRNGSVPFWATKLRRAVLSRSCGLGYYGLDILVKSCPVLEIIDVSYCCTFGDLEASAISCAGNLRDLRLDKCLGVTDVGLAKIAVGCGRLEKLSLKWCLEITDIGIDLLSKKCSNLKQLDVSYLKVTNEALRSISRISKLEVLAMMRCGMVDDVGLRYLGKGCPLLQVLDISRCDKLSCTSIVSVIKGHNGLIELHASYCFFELHLTPYCLFLELKNIKTLTLDGARIAHSSFQLISTSCKFLVEIGLGKCKGVTDNGILQLVSGCINLKMLNLTCCGDITDMAITGIAESCQNLVCLKLECCNLLTEKSLYSLGSFSYLLEELDLTDCSGVTDLGLSYLSRCSKLVCLKLGLCTNISDKGISYIASCCTKTCELDLYRCSGVGDDALASLSVGCKKLKKLNLSYCNKITDRGMKFLGHIEVLSDLEIRGLLNITSEGLIAVAAGCKRLAELDIKHCENIDDSGFWALAHYSRNLRQVKRSI; from the exons ATGGACATCTCTACCGCAGGAGGCCTACTGTTATTGCTCAACGAAGACCTTTTGACTCGAATCTACTCTTTTCTCTCCGGTGACTCCTCCGACAAGAAATCCTTCCGGGCTACTTGCAAAACCTTCTATCGTGTGGATTCTCTTCAGAGAACCCATTTCAGAATCCTCCGCCCGGAGTTTCTCCCCCAGCTTCTTTCGAAATTCCCTTGTCTTAACTCCCTTGACTTCTCCGGCTGCCCCCGCATCGATGACGGCGCTTTGGCCGTCCTTCTCCGAAATGGGTCGGTCCCATTTTGGGCTACGAAGTTGAGGAGGGCGGTTTTGAGTCGGTCTTGTGGGTTAGGATATTACGGGCTGGACATTCTGGTTAAGTCTTGTCCAGTACTGGAGATTATCGACGTCTCGTATTGCTGCACATTCGGCGATTTGGAGGCTTCTGCGATCTCTTGTGCTGGGAATTTGAGGGATTTGAGGCTTGATAAGTGTCTTGGTGTAACTGATGTTGGGTTGGCTAAGATCGCTGTGGGCTGTGGAAGACTTGAAAAGCTTAGTTTGAAGTGGTGCTTGGAGATAACTGATATTGGGATCGATCTTTTGTCCAAGAAATGTTCAAATTTGAAGCAACTTGACGTTTCTTACCTAAAG GTAACAAATGAGGCTTTGCGTTCGATTAGTAGGATAAGTAAGTTGGAGGTATTGGCGATGATGAGGTGTGGAATGGTGGATGATGTTGGGCTGAGGTATCTGGGAAAAGGGTGCCCTTTGTTGCAG GTACTGGACATATCACGATGTGACAAGCTGAGCTGCACTTCAATTGTTTCAGTTATCAAAGGACATAATGGCTTGATAGAGCTCCATGCTAGCTACTGTTTCTTT GAGCTTCACCTGACCCCATATTGTCTCTTCTTGGAGTTAAAGAATATAAAGACTCTAACACTCGATGGAGCACGGATTGCTCATTCTAGCTTCCAACTTATCAGCACAAGTTGCAAgtttttggttgaaattggaCTTGGGAAATGCAAAGGGGTAACAGACAATGGCATTTTGCAGCTAGTATCTGGGTGCATAAATTTGAAAATGCTCAACTTGACGTGTTGCGGTGACATTACAGACATGGCAATAACAGGAATAGCAGAATCCTGTCAGAATCTTGTGTGCCTTAAGTTAGAGTGTTGTAATTTATTGACTGAGAAGAGCCTATATAGTCTTGGATCATTTTCCTACCTACTCGAGGAACTTGATCTCACAGATTGTTCTGGTGTTACTGACTTAG GGCTCAGCTATTTGTCTAGATGTTCAAAGCTTGTATGCTTGAAACTGGGGCTGTGTACTAACATCTCAGACAAGGGAATATCCTATATTGCTTCTTGCTGCACAAAAACCTGTGAACTTGATCTCTACAG GTGTTCAGGAGTTGGGGATGATGCATTAGCTTCATTGTCAGTTGGTTGCAAGAAGTTAAAGAAGCTGAACTTGTCTTACTGCAATAAAATAACCGATAGAGGGATGAAATTTTTGGGCCACATAGAGGTTCTTTCTGATCTGGAGATACGGGGTTTGCTGAACATAACAAGCGAAGGTTTGATAGCAGTTGCGGCTGGATGCAAGAGACTTGCAGAATTGGACATTAAACACTGTGAGAACATTGATGATTCAGGGTTTTGGGCTCTTGCCCACTACTCAAGGAACTTGCGACAGGTAAAAAG ATCAATTTGA
- the LOC113727735 gene encoding F-box/LRR-repeat protein 3 isoform X1, producing the protein MDISTAGGLLLLLNEDLLTRIYSFLSGDSSDKKSFRATCKTFYRVDSLQRTHFRILRPEFLPQLLSKFPCLNSLDFSGCPRIDDGALAVLLRNGSVPFWATKLRRAVLSRSCGLGYYGLDILVKSCPVLEIIDVSYCCTFGDLEASAISCAGNLRDLRLDKCLGVTDVGLAKIAVGCGRLEKLSLKWCLEITDIGIDLLSKKCSNLKQLDVSYLKVTNEALRSISRISKLEVLAMMRCGMVDDVGLRYLGKGCPLLQVLDISRCDKLSCTSIVSVIKGHNGLIELHASYCFFELHLTPYCLFLELKNIKTLTLDGARIAHSSFQLISTSCKFLVEIGLGKCKGVTDNGILQLVSGCINLKMLNLTCCGDITDMAITGIAESCQNLVCLKLECCNLLTEKSLYSLGSFSYLLEELDLTDCSGVTDLGLSYLSRCSKLVCLKLGLCTNISDKGISYIASCCTKTCELDLYRCSGVGDDALASLSVGCKKLKKLNLSYCNKITDRGMKFLGHIEVLSDLEIRGLLNITSEGLIAVAAGCKRLAELDIKHCENIDDSGFWALAHYSRNLRQINLSNCAIRDVGLCMVMGNLTRLQDAKLVNLINVTVNGFELALRACCVRLKKVKLLTSLRFRLSQEIVEMLAARGCRVRWD; encoded by the exons ATGGACATCTCTACCGCAGGAGGCCTACTGTTATTGCTCAACGAAGACCTTTTGACTCGAATCTACTCTTTTCTCTCCGGTGACTCCTCCGACAAGAAATCCTTCCGGGCTACTTGCAAAACCTTCTATCGTGTGGATTCTCTTCAGAGAACCCATTTCAGAATCCTCCGCCCGGAGTTTCTCCCCCAGCTTCTTTCGAAATTCCCTTGTCTTAACTCCCTTGACTTCTCCGGCTGCCCCCGCATCGATGACGGCGCTTTGGCCGTCCTTCTCCGAAATGGGTCGGTCCCATTTTGGGCTACGAAGTTGAGGAGGGCGGTTTTGAGTCGGTCTTGTGGGTTAGGATATTACGGGCTGGACATTCTGGTTAAGTCTTGTCCAGTACTGGAGATTATCGACGTCTCGTATTGCTGCACATTCGGCGATTTGGAGGCTTCTGCGATCTCTTGTGCTGGGAATTTGAGGGATTTGAGGCTTGATAAGTGTCTTGGTGTAACTGATGTTGGGTTGGCTAAGATCGCTGTGGGCTGTGGAAGACTTGAAAAGCTTAGTTTGAAGTGGTGCTTGGAGATAACTGATATTGGGATCGATCTTTTGTCCAAGAAATGTTCAAATTTGAAGCAACTTGACGTTTCTTACCTAAAG GTAACAAATGAGGCTTTGCGTTCGATTAGTAGGATAAGTAAGTTGGAGGTATTGGCGATGATGAGGTGTGGAATGGTGGATGATGTTGGGCTGAGGTATCTGGGAAAAGGGTGCCCTTTGTTGCAG GTACTGGACATATCACGATGTGACAAGCTGAGCTGCACTTCAATTGTTTCAGTTATCAAAGGACATAATGGCTTGATAGAGCTCCATGCTAGCTACTGTTTCTTT GAGCTTCACCTGACCCCATATTGTCTCTTCTTGGAGTTAAAGAATATAAAGACTCTAACACTCGATGGAGCACGGATTGCTCATTCTAGCTTCCAACTTATCAGCACAAGTTGCAAgtttttggttgaaattggaCTTGGGAAATGCAAAGGGGTAACAGACAATGGCATTTTGCAGCTAGTATCTGGGTGCATAAATTTGAAAATGCTCAACTTGACGTGTTGCGGTGACATTACAGACATGGCAATAACAGGAATAGCAGAATCCTGTCAGAATCTTGTGTGCCTTAAGTTAGAGTGTTGTAATTTATTGACTGAGAAGAGCCTATATAGTCTTGGATCATTTTCCTACCTACTCGAGGAACTTGATCTCACAGATTGTTCTGGTGTTACTGACTTAG GGCTCAGCTATTTGTCTAGATGTTCAAAGCTTGTATGCTTGAAACTGGGGCTGTGTACTAACATCTCAGACAAGGGAATATCCTATATTGCTTCTTGCTGCACAAAAACCTGTGAACTTGATCTCTACAG GTGTTCAGGAGTTGGGGATGATGCATTAGCTTCATTGTCAGTTGGTTGCAAGAAGTTAAAGAAGCTGAACTTGTCTTACTGCAATAAAATAACCGATAGAGGGATGAAATTTTTGGGCCACATAGAGGTTCTTTCTGATCTGGAGATACGGGGTTTGCTGAACATAACAAGCGAAGGTTTGATAGCAGTTGCGGCTGGATGCAAGAGACTTGCAGAATTGGACATTAAACACTGTGAGAACATTGATGATTCAGGGTTTTGGGCTCTTGCCCACTACTCAAGGAACTTGCGACAG ATCAATTTGAGCAATTGTGCCATTAGAGACGTGGGACTCTGCATGGTGATGGGAAATTTGACACGGCTGCAGGATGCAAAGTTGGTCAACCTCATCAATGTAACAGTAAATGGATTTGAGCTTGCTCTTAGGGCATGCTGCGTGAGGCTCAAGAAGGTCAAGTTGCTTACTTCCCTTAGATTTCGCTTATCCCAGGAGATAGTTGAGATGCTAGCAGCAAGGGGCTGCAGGGTTAGATGGGACTAG